From Toxorhynchites rutilus septentrionalis strain SRP chromosome 2, ASM2978413v1, whole genome shotgun sequence, a single genomic window includes:
- the LOC129764309 gene encoding probable cytochrome P450 9f2: MFELDLLTAAAIGAIILLLYHYVAKQYEYFLTKPVPCIKPTFGFGSTAPLMFRNVDVGAFISKLYYAFPDFKITGFYDLMKPVYLVRDLEVIKKITVKDFDYFTDHTPNISLKNEEDGDDGTDGDDGGRLFANSLFALRGQKWRDMRATLSPAFTGSKMRHMFGLVAECGQSMVEFFTSETKAGRTLEYEMKDVFSRFGNDVIASVAFGIKVDSLRERENEFFMNGKQMLNFQSFMVIVKFLLLRSMPRLAQKLKIDFVDGKATKYFMSVIKDNMKQRGAHGIVRNDMIQMLIEAREGALKHQKDEQQTKDAGFATVEESNIGKLTHSREWTDNELIAQCFLFFLAGFDTLSSCLSFLTYELALNPDIQKRLYEEVLQIDQSLNGKPLTYDSLQKMQYMDMVVSESLRKWPPSIVSDRYCGKDYHYSDGADARFVIEKGLTLWIPTLAIHRDPKHYHNPDQFDPERFSEENRSSINTGAYIPFGVGPRNCIGSRLALMEVKSIIYYLLKDFSMEPTEKTQIPLQLSKKGGFSLLSEKGIWLELKPRK, encoded by the exons ATGTTCGAATTGGATCTGCTGACGGCGGCTGCCATCGGTGCCATCATTTTGCTGCTCTACCACTACGTAGCGAAACAGTATGAGTACTTCCTGACGAAACCGGTACCATGCATCAAGCCAACGTTCGGATTCGGTAGCACCGCTCCGTTGATGTTCCGTAATGTGGATGTGGGTGCGTTCATCAGCAAGCTCTATTACGCCTTTCCGGATTTTAA GATTACCGGATTCTACGACCTTATGAAGCCGGTTTATCTGGTGCGTGATCTGGAGGTGATCAAGAAGATCACTGTGAAAGATTTCGACTACTTTACAGACCATACACCAAACATAAGTCTCAAGAACGAGGAGGACGGGGACGACGGAACCGACGGGGATGACGGAGGGCGTTTGTTTGCAAACTCTCTGTTTGCGCTGCGCGGCCAGAAGTGGAGAGATATGCGGGCGACGCTGAGTCCGGCCTTTACTGGGAGCAAGATGAGACACATGTTCGGGCTGGTGGCTGAATGTGGCCaatcgatggtggaattcttcACTTCAGAGACAAAAGCTGGAAGAACGTTGGAGTACGAGATGAAGGATGTGTTTTCGCGGTTTGGAAACGATGTTATCGCTTCGGTGGCGTTCGGAATTAAGGTTGATTCACTGCGCGAGCGCGAGAATGAGTTCTTCATGAACGGCAAACAAATGCTGAATTTCCAATCGTTTATGGTGATAGTGAAATTTCTTCTGCTTAGATCCATGCCACGGCTAGCGCAAAAGTTGAAAATAGATTTTGTGGATGGAAAAGCTACAAAATATTTTATGAGCGTGATCAAGGATAACATGAAACAGCGGGGAGCGCACGGGATCGTGCGAAACGATATGATCCAAATGTTAATAGAAGCTCGAGAAGGTGCACTTAAACATCAGAAAGATGAACAGCAGACGAAAGACGCCGGATTTGCGACGGTGGAGGAATCGAACATAGGGAAACTGACGCACTCGAGAGAGTGGACCGATAACGAACTTATAGCCCAATGTTTCCTCTTTTTCCTGGCAGGTTTCGATACCTTGTCAAGCTGCTTGTCCTTTTTGACCTATGAATTGGCGCTTAACCCGGATATTCAGAAGCGTCTGTACGAGGAAGTGCTGCAAATCGACCAATCGCTGAACGGTAAACCACTTACCTACGATTCGCTGCAAAAAATGCAATACATGGATATGGTCGTATCGGAATCCCTTCGCAAGTGGCCTCCATCCATTGTTTCCGACCGGTACTGCGGCAAAGATTATCATTACTCAGATGGCGCCGACGCACGTTTTGTCATCGAGAAAGGTCTTACGCTGTGGATTCCAACGCTGGCGATCCACCGGGATCCCAAGCACTATCACAATCCCGACCAGTTCGATCCGGAACGCTTCAGCGAAGAGAACCGATCGAGTATCAACACCGGCGCCTATATTCCGTTTGGTGTGGGCCCACGAAACTGCATCGGATCGCGACTGGCACTGATGGAGGTCAAATCTATTATCTACTATTTGCTGAAGGACTTCAGCATGGAACCAACCGAGAAGACCCAGATTCCGCTGCAACTGTCGAAGAAGGGAGGATTCTCTTTGCTTTCTGAAAAGGGCATTTGGTTGGAGCTGAAACCGAGAAAATGA
- the LOC129764315 gene encoding probable cytochrome P450 9f2, whose protein sequence is MEVDLAYVILVATIVGLLYRWLTKNHDYFNGKPVPALAVKPIFGSTASTILRQVSFTGFIKTLYDKYAGVKVFGLFDANTPIFVIRDPELIKKIGVKDFDHFMDHRPIFGPSDSDHPNVLFPKTLFAMTDQKWRNMRATLSPAFTGLKMRQMFELIVECSENMVRFYQNESSQPRVYEMKDVFSRFTNDVIATCAFGIKVDSMRQPDNEFYVNGKKMMAFRRISVMVRMLAYRFIPKIMSKLGIDFMDQEQNTYFSALIKDAVRTRETQGIVRPDMINLLMLARKGMLQHQQEAEKHEGFATVQESEVGKAASTWAMTENEMIAQCLIFFLAGFDTVSTCLIFLSYELALNKEVQEKLYEEILATHQSLEGKSLTYDAIQKMKYMDMVVTESLRMWPPVPTIDRICVRNYELNDGEGLKFTIEKGAGVWFPAHGLQHDPKYYPTPEKFIPERFSDENKGNIIMETYLPFGIGPRNCIGSRFALMEVKSIVYHMLMYFSFERCEQTQVPLQLAKGFLALSPEKGIHIQFRPRKAV, encoded by the exons ATGGAAGTAGATTTGGCGTATGTTATTCTCGTCGCAACGATCGTCGGTTTGCTGTACCGTTGGCTCACGAAGAATCATGATTACTTCAACGGGAAACCGGTGCCAGCGCTGGCCGTCAAGCCAATCTTTGGAAGCACGGCGAGTACAATACTTCGCCAGGTCTCATTTACGGGATTCATAAAAACACTTTACGATAAATATGCGGGGGTGAA GGTGTTCGGCTTGTTTGACGCAAATACGCCGATTTTTGTGATCCGGGACCCGGAACTCATCAAAAAGATTGGTGTGAAAGATTTCGACCATTTCATGGATCACCGACCGATCTTTGGTCCGAGCGACAGTGATCACCCGAATGTACTGTTCCCGAAGACGCTTTTCGCGATGACCGACCAGAAGTGGAGGAATATGCGGGCCACGCTTAGTCCGGCCTTCACAGGGTTGAAGATGCGTCAGATGTTCGAGCTGATTGTGGAGTGTAGTGAGAACATGGTGCGGTTCTACCAGAACGAATCGAGTCAGCCCCGGGTTTACGAGATGAAGGATGTGTTTTCGCGGTTCACCAACGATGTGATCGCAACGTGTGCTTTCGGGATAAAGGTGGACTCTATGCGGCAACCGGATAATGAGTTCTACGTGAACGGGAAGAAGATGATGGCCTTCAGGAGGATCAGCGTAATGGTTCGAATGCTTGCGTATCGGTTCATTCCGAAGATAATGAGCAAACTCGGCATAGACTTCATGGACCAGGAGCAGAACACTTATTTCTCGGCGTTGATTAAGGACGCGGTACGGACGCGAGAGACTCAGGGTATTGTGCGCCCGGACATGATCAATTTGCTGATGCTCGCGAGGAAGGGTATGCTACAGCATCAGCAAGAGGCTGAGAAACACGAGGGTTTCGCCACGGTTCAAGAGTCCGAGGTGGGGAAGGCTGCTAGCACCTGGGCAATGACCGAGAATGAGATGATTGCCCAATGTTTGATCTTTTTCTTGGCCGGATTCGATACGGTATCTACGTGTCTCATATTCCTATCGTACGAGTTGGCTTTGAATAAGGAAGTGCAGGAGAAATTGTACGAGGAAATCCTGGCAACCCACCAGTCGCTGGAAGGGAAATCCCTTACGTACGACGCCATCCAGAAGATGAAGTACATGGATATGGTTGTGACGGAATCGCTTCGTATGTGGCCACCGGTGCCTACGATTGACCGAATCTGCGTAAGGAACTACGAGCTGAACGATGGCGAGGGGCTGAAGTTTACAATCGAAAAAGGAGCCGGTGTTTGGTTCCCCGCCCATGGACTGCAGCACGATCCAAAGTATTACCCAACGCCGGAGAAGTTCATCCCGGAACGGTTCAGCGATGAGAACAAGGGTAACATCATCATGGAAACGTATCTACCATTCGGTATTGGGCCAAGGAACTGCATCGGATCTAGGTTCGCGCTGATGGAGGTGAAGTCGATTGTGTACCACATGCTGATGTACTTCAGCTTCGAGAGGTGCGAACAGACGCAAGTGCCGCTGCAGCTTGCCAAAGGTTTTCTAGCGCTCAGTCCCGAGAAGGGGATACACATCCAGTTCCGTCCAAGGAAGGCCGTTTGA
- the LOC129764317 gene encoding probable cytochrome P450 9f2: MLDVLTVAAIGAIVLLMYHWVAKKYEYFLTKPVPCVKPTFGFGSNAPLLFRRIDMTTLLTRLYNAYPDCKIMGFYNFTDPIYLLRDPQVIKKIAMKDFDFFMDHSTMTGDSLTEDEVDGESLFENMLFLLRGQKWRDMRATLSPAFTGSKMRHMFGLVAECGQSMVEFLVSEARAGKTLEYEMKDVFSRFGNDVIATVAFGIRMDAFREPENQFYLKSKQVFDIQSIRVVLKLLLLKAMPRLMRKLKLGFIHSSSTDYFKIMIVDNMKQREAHGILRNDMIQMLMEVRKGGIKTDADFGSVEESHFVKSTHSRKWTDNELIAQCLQFFLAGFDTVSTCLIFLTYELAINPDIQKRLYDEVLETNQSLNGNPLTYDALQKMQYMDMVVSEVLRLWPVNAVSDRVCVKDYHYTDDSGTHFVIEKGMLMLIPTIAIHRDPKYYPCPDKFDPERFSEENRSRINIESYMPFGVGPRSCIGSRLALMEVKSIIYYLVKEFRLEPTEKTQIPLRLTKKMSTLAPEGGVWLELNPRHS; this comes from the exons ATGCTGGATGTATTAACGGTGGCCGCAATCGGTGCCATTGTTCTGCTAATGTACCATTGGGTGGCGAAAAAATACGAATACTTCCTTACGAAGCCGGTGCCATGCGTCAAGCCAACGTTCGGGTTCGGTAGCAACGCACCGCTCCTGTTCCGTCGCATAGATATGACCACCCTTCTCACGAGACTCTACAACGCCTATCCGGATTGTAA AATTATGGGATTCTACAATTTCACCGATCCCATCTACCTTCTACGTGACCCACAAGTCATCAAGAAGATCGCCATGAAAGATTTCGACTTCTTCATGGACCACTCAACGATGACGGGTGACAGCCTCACAGAGGATGAAGTCGACGGGGAgagtttgttcgaaaacatgCTATTTTTACTGCGCGGTCAGAAGTGGAGGGATATGCGGGCAACACTGAGTCCGGCCTTTACGGGGAGCAAAATGAGACACATGTTCGGGTTGGTGGCTGAATGTGGCCAATCGATGGTGGAATTTCTCGTTTCGGAAGCAAGGGCTGGAAAAACGTTGGAGTACGAAATGAAGGATGTTTTTTCACGGTTCGGAAACGATGTGATCGCAACGGTGGCGTTCGGTATCAGGATGGATGCATTTCGCGAGCCTGAAAACCAATTCTATCTCAAGAGCAAACAAGTGTTCGATATCCAATCCATTCGGGTAGTATTGAAACTCTTGCTACTTAAAGCCATGCCCCGGTTGATGCGGAAGTTGAAACTTGGTTTCATACATTCAAGCTCGACGGATTATTTCAAGATTATGATCGTGGACAACATGAAACAGAGGGAAGCTCACGGGATCTTGCGAAATGATATGATTCAAATGTTGATGGAGGTTCGCAAAGGTGGGATAAAAACAGACGCCGATTTTGGATCGGTGGAAGAATCCCACTTCGTAAAATCAACACACTCGAGAAAGTGGACGGACAATGAACTTATTGCCCAATGTTTGCAATTTTTCCTGGCAGGATTCGACACCGTATCAACCTGTTTGATCTTTTTGACCTATGAGTTGGCAATCAACCCGGATATTCAGAAACGTCTCTACGATGAAGTACTGGAGACCAATCAGTCACTCAATGGAAACCCGCTAACGTACGACGCACTTCAGAAGATGCAATACATGGACATGGTGGTATCGGAAGTTCTTCGATTATGGCCTGTGAACGCAGTTTCCGATCGAGTATGCGTTAAAGACTATCACTACACCGATGATAGCGGGACGCATTTTGTGATCGAGAAAGGAATGCTCATGCTGATCCCCACGATCGCGATTCACAGAGATCCAAAGTACTACCCGTGCCCAGATAAGTTCGATCCAGAGCGCTTCAGCGAAGAGAACCGTTCGCGAATCAATATCGAATCTTATATGCCGTTCGGTGTGGGCCCGCGAAGTTGCATCGGGTCCCGATTGGCACTGATGGAAGTTAAGTCCATCATTTACTATTTGGTGAAGGAATTCAGGCTGGAGCCTACCGAGAAGACCCAGATTCCGCTGCGGCTAACGAAGAAAATGTCCACCTTGGCACCGGAGGGTGGCGTTTGGTTGGAGTTGAACCCGAGACATTCTTGA